GCATTGGGAGAAGTTGCGCGCGTTTGTGGCGCTCTTCTGGATTTTCACAAGGCCCCGATAACTATTCTGGCCGCGGCCGGCAGATATGCCCTTCGATACGATCGTGCTTCGGGTGTTCTTCCCGATATGCACCATCTTCGTGCCCGTGTCCGCCTGCTGCATGTTGTTCACCACAGCAACCGAATAGAATTCTCCAACGGAATCATCGCCCTGCAGAATGCAGCTCGGATACTTCCATGTGATCGCCGATCCGGTTTCAACCTGCGTCCAGGAGATCTTGGACTTGCGGCCTTTGCACAAGCCGCGTTTCGTCACAAAGTTGTAGATGCCGCCGCGACCCTCGGCATCGCCCGGATACCAGTTCTGGACGGTCGAATACTTGATTTCGGCGTTATCCATTGCGATCAATTCCACTACCGCAGCATGCAGCTGGTTTTCGTCACGCATGGGTGCAGTGCAACCTTCGAGATAACTGACGTATGACCCTTCATCAGCGACGATCAACGTCCTCTCGAACTGGCCGGATTTCGCCGCATTGATGCGGAAATACGTCGACAGTTCCATGGGACAGCGGACGCCCTTGGGGATGTAGCAGAACGAACCGTCCGTGAACACAGCTGCGTTCAAGGCTGCATAAAAATTGTCAGTATGCGGGACTACCGATCCGAGATGCTTGCGGACCAATTCGGGATGCTCCTGTACTGCCTCGCTGAAGGAGCAAAAGATGATGCCCTTGGTGGCAAGCTGGTCGCGATAGGTGGTTCCGACCGAGACGCTATCAAACACCGCGTCCACAGCCACGCCTGCCAGTCGTTCGCGTTCGCGCAGCGGAATTCCCAGCTTTTCGTAGGTTTCCAACAGCTTCGGATCCACTTCATCGAGACTCTTCGGGCCATCGGTTTTCTGCTTGGGCGCAACGAAATAGGTGATGTCCTGGAAATCCACGGGCGGGTATTTTACGAACT
Above is a window of Verrucomicrobiia bacterium DNA encoding:
- the sufB gene encoding Fe-S cluster assembly protein SufB, encoding MSTATETIEGLVKQEYKYGFVTDVETESAPPGLNEDTIRLISAKKKEPEWLTDYRLKAFRHWLTMKEPTWQFVKYPPVDFQDITYFVAPKQKTDGPKSLDEVDPKLLETYEKLGIPLRERERLAGVAVDAVFDSVSVGTTYRDQLATKGIIFCSFSEAVQEHPELVRKHLGSVVPHTDNFYAALNAAVFTDGSFCYIPKGVRCPMELSTYFRINAAKSGQFERTLIVADEGSYVSYLEGCTAPMRDENQLHAAVVELIAMDNAEIKYSTVQNWYPGDAEGRGGIYNFVTKRGLCKGRKSKISWTQVETGSAITWKYPSCILQGDDSVGEFYSVAVVNNMQQADTGTKMVHIGKNTRSTIVSKGISAGRGQNSYRGLVKIQKSATNARNFSQCDSMLIGNKCGAHTFPYIEVKNTSASVEHEATTSKIGEDQIFYCNQRGLATQDAVNMIVNGFCKEVFKELPMEFAVEAQKLLGVSLEGSVG